In a genomic window of Amycolatopsis japonica:
- the glmS gene encoding glutamine--fructose-6-phosphate transaminase (isomerizing): MCGIVGYIGGQNAAPILIEGLTRLEYRGYDSAGISVLGGKGAQVHRIVGRVRNLTAALPKRLAGKVGIGHTRWATHGPATEANAHPHVSEDGRISVVHNGIIDNADALREQLTQAGVTLSSETDTEVLAHLIARSGAKTLEDAVVEAVSRVTGTYAIAVTDTEHPDRVVVARNGSPLIIGVGDREMFVASDLSALVRHTSQVVHLDDGEFASVSATGYRTFTVDESDTGKAATAIDIQADDLDLGGHQHYMYKEIQEQPECLERMIRGRLDDRFGVSRLDGLNLTPRDLRGFARVKILGCGSAYYAGQIGATMIEDLARVPADAEAASEFRYRNPIIEADTLYIAVSQSGETADTAFAVEEVKRKGGRVVGLVNVVGSTIARACDGGLYLHAGPEIAVASTKALTNMAVGFAMIALALGRVRDLSNADGQRIVAALRALPKQVAAIVEAESQIAEHAKICADARSLFFIGRVRGFPVAREGAQKFKEISYRHAEAYQTSELKHGPLALIDEELPTVAIVPSDDLADRNLAAMQQIKARKGQVLAITHDDVDFGDLDVPRFVVPRSEPELDPILLTIPLQLLAYHAALILGHDIDKPRNLAKSVTVE, from the coding sequence ATGTGCGGAATCGTCGGCTACATCGGCGGCCAGAACGCCGCTCCGATCCTGATCGAGGGGCTGACGCGGCTGGAGTACCGCGGCTACGACTCGGCCGGGATCTCCGTCCTCGGCGGTAAGGGCGCCCAGGTGCACCGGATCGTGGGGCGGGTGCGGAACCTGACGGCCGCGCTGCCCAAGCGGCTCGCGGGCAAGGTCGGCATCGGGCACACGCGGTGGGCGACGCACGGTCCCGCGACCGAGGCGAACGCCCATCCGCACGTGTCCGAAGACGGCCGGATCTCCGTGGTGCACAACGGGATCATCGACAACGCCGACGCGCTGCGGGAGCAGCTCACCCAGGCGGGGGTGACGCTGTCGTCGGAGACCGACACCGAGGTGCTCGCCCATCTGATCGCGCGGTCGGGTGCGAAGACGCTGGAAGACGCGGTCGTCGAGGCCGTCTCCCGCGTCACCGGCACCTACGCGATCGCCGTGACCGACACCGAACACCCCGACCGTGTCGTGGTCGCGCGGAACGGCTCGCCGCTGATCATCGGCGTCGGCGACCGGGAGATGTTCGTCGCCAGCGACCTTTCCGCGCTGGTCCGGCACACGTCGCAGGTGGTGCACCTCGACGACGGCGAGTTCGCCAGCGTCTCCGCCACCGGCTACCGCACCTTCACCGTCGACGAGAGCGACACCGGCAAGGCCGCGACCGCGATCGACATCCAGGCCGACGATCTCGACCTCGGCGGTCACCAGCACTACATGTACAAGGAGATCCAGGAGCAGCCGGAATGCCTGGAGCGCATGATCCGGGGCCGCCTCGACGACCGGTTCGGAGTGTCCCGTTTGGACGGTCTGAACCTGACTCCCCGTGATCTGCGCGGTTTCGCGCGTGTGAAGATCCTCGGCTGCGGTTCGGCGTACTACGCGGGCCAGATCGGCGCCACCATGATCGAGGACCTGGCACGGGTCCCGGCCGACGCGGAGGCGGCGTCCGAGTTCCGCTACCGCAACCCCATCATCGAAGCGGACACCCTCTACATCGCGGTCAGCCAGTCCGGCGAGACCGCGGACACCGCGTTCGCCGTCGAAGAGGTCAAGCGCAAGGGCGGCCGGGTGGTCGGCCTGGTGAACGTCGTCGGCTCGACGATCGCGCGGGCCTGCGACGGCGGCCTGTACCTGCACGCCGGTCCGGAGATCGCGGTCGCCTCGACCAAGGCGCTCACCAACATGGCCGTCGGCTTCGCGATGATCGCGCTGGCCCTCGGCCGCGTCCGCGACCTGTCCAACGCGGACGGGCAGCGCATCGTCGCGGCGTTGCGGGCGCTGCCGAAGCAGGTCGCGGCCATCGTCGAAGCCGAGTCCCAGATCGCCGAGCACGCCAAGATCTGCGCCGACGCGCGCAGCCTGTTCTTCATCGGCCGGGTCCGTGGCTTCCCGGTGGCGCGGGAGGGCGCGCAGAAGTTCAAGGAGATCTCGTACCGGCACGCGGAGGCCTACCAGACCTCGGAACTCAAGCACGGCCCGCTCGCGCTGATCGACGAGGAGCTGCCGACGGTCGCGATCGTGCCGTCCGACGACCTCGCCGACCGCAACCTGGCCGCGATGCAGCAGATCAAGGCGCGCAAGGGGCAGGTGCTGGCGATCACGCACGACGACGTGGACTTCGGCGATCTCGACGTGCCGCGGTTCGTGGTGCCGCGTTCGGAGCCGGAACTCGACCCGATCCTGCTCACGATCCCGCTGCAGCTGCTGGCCTACCACGCCGCGCTGATCCTCGGCCACGACATCGACAAGCCCCGGAACCTCGCGAAGTCCGTCACCGTGGAATGA
- a CDS encoding RNA polymerase sigma factor, with translation MDVDGIYRAEYGRCVATLTRLLGDISLAEEAVQDAFATAVEKWEKTPPNPGAWIVTTARNRAIDRLRRESTREARHAQALLLHAPDEPREVGPVRDDQLRMIFTCCHPALSPPARAALTLRLLGGLEVGEIARAYLVPETTVSQRIVRAKKKIRDAGIPYRVPGEGELPERLDSVLTVLYLVFNEGYTSTSGELLRTDLCLEAIRLARALAELMPGEPEVTGLLALLLLTEARRPARVGPSGELVVLAEQDRSLWNRELIAEGHELVRRCLRLGRPGPYQVQAAINAVHTDGEATDWTQVLALYDQLWRLAPSPVVALNRAVAVAEVHGPAEALAGIEDLDLPGYHHLPATRANLLSRLGRTAEAVAAYDEAIALATNDTERAFLAAKRAVLS, from the coding sequence ATGGACGTCGACGGGATCTACCGGGCGGAGTACGGCCGGTGCGTGGCCACCCTGACGCGCCTCCTCGGCGACATCTCGCTCGCCGAGGAGGCCGTTCAGGACGCGTTCGCGACGGCGGTCGAGAAGTGGGAGAAGACGCCGCCCAATCCGGGCGCGTGGATCGTGACCACCGCCCGCAACCGCGCGATCGACCGCCTGCGCCGGGAATCCACCCGCGAGGCACGGCACGCCCAGGCGTTGCTCCTGCACGCGCCGGACGAACCGCGCGAGGTGGGGCCGGTACGCGACGACCAGCTCCGCATGATCTTCACCTGCTGCCATCCGGCGCTTTCGCCGCCCGCGCGGGCGGCGCTCACCCTGCGCCTGCTCGGCGGGCTGGAGGTGGGGGAGATCGCGCGGGCGTACCTCGTCCCGGAAACGACCGTCTCCCAGCGGATCGTCCGCGCGAAGAAGAAGATCCGCGACGCGGGAATCCCGTACCGGGTGCCGGGGGAGGGCGAACTGCCCGAGCGGCTGGACTCCGTCCTCACCGTGCTCTACCTGGTGTTCAACGAGGGGTACACGTCCACGTCGGGTGAGCTGCTGCGGACGGACCTCTGCCTGGAGGCGATCCGGCTCGCGCGGGCGCTCGCCGAGCTGATGCCCGGTGAGCCGGAGGTGACCGGGCTGCTGGCGCTGCTCCTGCTCACCGAAGCGCGGCGGCCGGCGCGGGTGGGGCCGTCCGGTGAGCTGGTGGTGCTCGCGGAGCAGGACCGGTCGCTGTGGAACCGGGAACTGATCGCCGAAGGACACGAGCTGGTGCGGCGCTGCCTGCGTCTGGGCCGGCCTGGCCCGTACCAGGTGCAGGCCGCGATCAACGCCGTGCACACGGACGGCGAAGCGACCGACTGGACGCAGGTGCTGGCGCTCTACGACCAGCTGTGGCGGCTCGCCCCGTCGCCGGTGGTCGCGCTCAACCGCGCGGTCGCCGTCGCCGAAGTGCACGGCCCGGCGGAGGCGCTGGCCGGCATCGAGGACCTGGACCTGCCGGGCTATCACCATCTGCCCGCCACGCGGGCGAATCTGCTGTCCCGTCTCGGCCGGACGGCGGAAGCCGTCGCCGCCTACGACGAGGCGATCGCCTTGGCCACCAACGACACGGAACGCGCTTTCCTGGCGGCCAAACGGGCAGTCCTGTCGTAG
- a CDS encoding adenylate/guanylate cyclase domain-containing protein: MRSDNDSSVRGRGQGPFGSWLLGPLAQDPAVLRRRVQGLLTGTLIATNVIGALVVVGLAALLMPAPGMSGELIRVTAIAVPVYVVSAVVVGALWGTRGALRTLRWAAEGRTPTDEERASSLRVPLRLTLVQAVLWGIATVVFGVLAALVQPRVVLTELLVVAFAGVVVCAIAYLAGEFILRPYAALALSGTVPARPLSGGVNLRMLLFWCLGTGVPVAGLVVTAVLAWARGDVSTTKLAISVIALGLVVLVFGLLVTVFTARAVVNPIRSVQHALGRVRAGDFTVEIPVYDGTELGLLQAGFNGMAVGLAERERLRDLFGRHVGEDVASEAMRTSAELGGTVRTVSVLFVDLIGSTALAASRPPEEVVGLLNRFFAVVVDEVDRNHGLVNKFVGDAALAIFGAPVRLEDHATLALSAGRAIARRLAAEVPECPAGIGVATGEVVAGNVGDPRRFEYTVIGDPVNEAARLTELAKNVEARLLASWTAIESAAEAEASRWKATEDVTLRGRSQPTTLATPVADSQPL; this comes from the coding sequence GTGCGATCAGACAACGACTCCTCTGTTCGGGGCCGCGGGCAAGGGCCGTTCGGCTCCTGGCTGCTCGGCCCGCTCGCTCAGGACCCGGCCGTGTTGCGCCGTCGCGTCCAGGGACTGCTCACCGGGACGCTGATCGCGACCAACGTCATCGGCGCGCTGGTCGTGGTCGGGCTGGCGGCGCTGCTCATGCCCGCCCCCGGCATGTCCGGCGAACTCATCCGGGTGACCGCGATCGCGGTTCCGGTCTACGTGGTCTCCGCGGTGGTGGTGGGCGCGCTGTGGGGCACCCGCGGCGCGCTGCGGACGTTGCGGTGGGCGGCCGAGGGCCGGACGCCGACCGACGAAGAACGCGCGTCGAGCCTTCGGGTCCCGCTGCGCCTGACGCTGGTCCAGGCGGTGTTGTGGGGTATCGCGACCGTGGTGTTCGGCGTGCTGGCCGCGCTGGTGCAGCCGCGGGTCGTGCTCACCGAACTGCTCGTCGTCGCGTTCGCGGGGGTGGTCGTGTGCGCGATCGCCTATCTGGCCGGGGAATTCATCCTGCGGCCGTACGCGGCGCTGGCGTTGTCCGGCACGGTGCCGGCGCGGCCGCTCAGTGGCGGGGTGAACCTGCGGATGCTGCTGTTCTGGTGCCTCGGCACCGGGGTGCCGGTGGCGGGGCTGGTGGTCACGGCGGTGCTGGCGTGGGCACGCGGCGACGTGTCGACGACGAAACTCGCCATCTCGGTGATCGCCCTCGGCCTGGTGGTGCTGGTCTTCGGGCTGCTGGTGACGGTGTTCACCGCCCGCGCCGTGGTGAACCCGATCCGGTCGGTGCAGCACGCGCTGGGCCGGGTCCGTGCCGGTGACTTCACCGTCGAGATCCCGGTCTACGACGGCACCGAACTCGGTCTGCTGCAGGCGGGTTTCAACGGGATGGCCGTCGGTCTCGCCGAACGCGAACGTTTGCGGGACCTGTTCGGCAGGCATGTCGGAGAGGACGTCGCGAGCGAGGCGATGCGTACGTCGGCCGAACTCGGTGGCACGGTCCGGACGGTGTCGGTGCTTTTCGTCGACCTGATCGGCTCGACCGCGCTGGCCGCGAGCCGTCCGCCCGAGGAGGTCGTCGGCCTGCTCAACCGGTTCTTCGCGGTGGTGGTCGACGAGGTCGACCGCAACCACGGGCTGGTCAACAAGTTCGTCGGTGACGCCGCGCTCGCGATCTTCGGCGCGCCGGTGCGGCTGGAGGACCACGCGACCCTCGCGCTTTCCGCGGGACGGGCGATCGCGCGCAGGCTGGCGGCGGAGGTGCCGGAATGCCCGGCCGGGATCGGGGTGGCGACGGGCGAGGTGGTGGCCGGGAACGTCGGCGACCCGCGGCGGTTCGAGTACACGGTGATCGGCGATCCGGTGAACGAAGCGGCCAGGCTCACCGAGCTGGCGAAGAACGTCGAAGCCCGTCTGCTCGCTTCGTGGACGGCGATCGAGTCGGCCGCCGAAGCCGAGGCCTCGCGGTGGAAGGCGACGGAGGACGTCACCTTGCGGGGCCGGTCTCAGCCCACCACGCTCGCGACACCCGTGGCGGATTCACAGCCTTTGTGA
- a CDS encoding cytochrome P450, which translates to MLENLLTPETRTDPYPFYRQVFDRGPVFAAADGFFVVSGFEEASALLKSPAFGHGEPEVLPDPHENEPVDEQGRVVRSFLALDPPDHTRLRRLVSKAFTPRMIEQLAPRIEELAKELVAKALEMGEFDLMTEIAKPLPVVVISEMLGVPLADRGRFEGWSHAMGRALDPSFLIAKETVAARREFVAYFRELAKERRKRPTGDLFSDLVSVSDEGDRLSEGELVITAMLLLVAGHETTTNLIGNGILALLNHPEQHRELAGDRSKIPNAVEEMLRYDSPVQLTTRLALRDTTIGDEVVGKGAQAVVLLGAANRDPRTHENPDRFDVDRPSPRHLALGQGIHFCLGAPLARMEGRILFEALLGAGRAFHRTADPVWVKQVTLRGLESLRLEFA; encoded by the coding sequence ATGCTCGAGAACCTGCTCACGCCGGAGACCAGGACCGATCCGTACCCGTTCTACCGTCAGGTCTTCGACCGCGGCCCGGTCTTCGCGGCCGCCGACGGGTTCTTCGTGGTCAGCGGCTTCGAAGAGGCGTCCGCCCTGCTCAAGAGCCCCGCGTTCGGCCATGGGGAGCCGGAGGTGCTGCCGGATCCGCACGAGAACGAGCCGGTGGACGAGCAGGGCCGGGTGGTCCGGTCGTTCCTCGCGCTCGACCCGCCCGATCACACGCGGCTGCGGCGGCTGGTCTCCAAGGCGTTCACGCCGAGGATGATCGAGCAGCTCGCCCCGAGGATCGAGGAGCTGGCGAAGGAACTCGTGGCGAAAGCGCTCGAAATGGGCGAATTCGACCTGATGACCGAGATCGCGAAGCCGCTGCCGGTCGTCGTCATCAGCGAGATGCTCGGGGTACCCCTCGCCGACCGCGGGCGTTTCGAGGGCTGGTCGCACGCCATGGGGCGCGCACTCGACCCGTCCTTCCTCATCGCGAAGGAGACCGTCGCTGCCCGGCGTGAGTTCGTCGCCTACTTCCGTGAGCTGGCGAAGGAACGGCGGAAGCGGCCGACCGGCGACCTGTTCTCGGATCTGGTGTCGGTCTCCGACGAGGGCGACCGGCTCAGCGAAGGCGAACTGGTGATCACCGCGATGCTCCTGCTGGTCGCCGGGCACGAGACGACGACCAACCTGATCGGCAACGGGATCCTCGCGCTGCTGAACCATCCGGAGCAGCACCGGGAACTGGCAGGCGACCGGTCGAAGATCCCGAACGCGGTCGAGGAGATGCTCCGGTACGACTCCCCCGTCCAGCTGACGACGCGGCTCGCCCTGCGGGACACGACGATCGGTGACGAGGTCGTCGGCAAAGGCGCCCAGGCGGTCGTACTGCTGGGAGCGGCCAACCGTGACCCGCGCACACACGAGAACCCGGACCGCTTCGACGTGGATCGCCCCTCGCCGAGGCATCTCGCGCTGGGACAGGGCATCCACTTCTGCCTCGGCGCCCCGCTCGCGCGGATGGAGGGCCGGATCCTGTTCGAGGCGCTGCTCGGCGCCGGCCGCGCCTTCCACCGGACCGCCGATCCGGTCTGGGTGAAGCAGGTGACGCTGCGCGGCCTCGAAAGCCTGCGGCTCGAATTCGCCTGA
- a CDS encoding DeoR/GlpR family DNA-binding transcription regulator, whose translation MYAEERQRAILKQARRNGRVDVATLAAAFEITSETVRRDLTALERSGVVRRVHGGAIPVERQGIEPGLDARDAVMTAEKDRIAAAALEQLPDGGAILLDAGTTVGRLANLVPSDRDLTVVTPSLPNACALANRPGVTLMLVGGRLRGHTMASVDGWALDALKDTYVDVAFLSTSGLSVERGLTTPDTAEAMVKRAAIASARRTVLLADHTKIGDDHFARFGDLCDVDTLITDRGAEPRELDEIGQAGVKVIIV comes from the coding sequence TTGTACGCCGAAGAGCGGCAGCGCGCCATCCTCAAGCAGGCCAGGCGGAACGGCCGGGTCGACGTGGCGACGCTCGCGGCGGCCTTCGAGATCACCAGCGAGACCGTCCGCCGTGATCTGACGGCGCTGGAACGCAGCGGAGTGGTGCGGCGGGTGCACGGCGGCGCGATTCCCGTCGAACGGCAGGGTATCGAGCCGGGCCTCGACGCCCGTGACGCGGTGATGACCGCGGAGAAGGACCGTATCGCCGCCGCGGCCCTGGAGCAGCTCCCCGACGGGGGCGCGATCCTGCTCGACGCGGGAACGACGGTGGGCAGGCTGGCGAATCTCGTCCCCTCGGATCGTGACCTGACCGTGGTCACCCCTTCGCTGCCGAACGCGTGCGCGCTCGCGAACCGGCCCGGCGTCACGCTGATGCTGGTCGGCGGGAGGCTGCGCGGCCACACCATGGCCTCGGTCGACGGCTGGGCGCTCGACGCGCTCAAGGACACCTACGTCGACGTCGCTTTCCTCAGCACCAGCGGCCTTTCCGTCGAGCGGGGGCTCACCACCCCGGACACCGCCGAGGCGATGGTGAAGCGCGCGGCCATCGCGTCCGCGCGGCGGACGGTGCTGCTGGCCGATCACACCAAGATCGGCGACGACCACTTCGCCCGGTTCGGGGACCTCTGCGATGTCGACACCCTGATCACCGACCGCGGTGCCGAACCGCGGGAGCTCGACGAGATCGGCCAGGCAGGCGTCAAGGTGATCATCGTTTGA
- a CDS encoding YciI family protein, which yields MRQYLLAVQLDESERDAPEDEVRAMLARTGKVTDEMKAAGSWVFVGGLEHSDASTVVRPAGGTTTITDGPFAETKEQLGGFWVIQVEDLDQALAWARKCALACGQPIEVRPFGDPSLRR from the coding sequence ATGAGGCAGTACCTGCTCGCCGTCCAGCTCGACGAAAGCGAGCGGGACGCGCCCGAGGACGAGGTCCGGGCCATGCTGGCCAGGACGGGCAAGGTCACCGACGAGATGAAGGCCGCCGGGTCGTGGGTCTTCGTCGGCGGGCTCGAGCATTCGGACGCCTCCACGGTCGTCCGGCCCGCCGGCGGCACGACCACGATCACCGACGGCCCGTTCGCCGAGACGAAGGAACAGCTCGGCGGCTTCTGGGTGATCCAGGTCGAGGACCTCGACCAGGCGCTGGCCTGGGCGCGGAAATGCGCGCTGGCCTGCGGGCAGCCGATCGAGGTGCGGCCGTTCGGCGACCCGTCGCTCCGGCGGTGA
- a CDS encoding carbohydrate ABC transporter permease — MKRTGERLAGYLMTAPFYVLFGVFGLFPLLYTAWVALHHWHLVNGDTGFAGLDNFGVLLQDPHFYNALFNTVSIFVLSTVPQLFAALGLAALLDRPLRARTLWRASVLLPNVVSVVAVALVFSQLFAEDYGVVNWALGLVGLDPVDWRSDRFASHVAVSAMVMWRWTGYNALLYLAAMQSVPQERYDAAMLDGASRWRSFWSITVPAIRPTIAFTVVVSTIGGLQLFAEPQLLDETGVNGTGGADRQFQTLAMYLYEKGFGEFDAGYAAAIAWVLFLFSAVFALVNFSLVRRMRGGE, encoded by the coding sequence TTGAAGCGTACGGGCGAGCGGCTCGCCGGATACCTGATGACAGCGCCGTTCTACGTCCTCTTCGGCGTGTTCGGCCTTTTCCCGCTGCTCTATACCGCGTGGGTGGCGCTGCATCACTGGCATCTGGTCAACGGTGACACCGGGTTCGCCGGCCTCGACAACTTCGGTGTCCTGCTCCAGGATCCGCATTTCTACAACGCGCTCTTCAACACGGTCAGCATCTTCGTCCTTTCGACCGTCCCTCAACTGTTCGCGGCGCTCGGGCTCGCCGCCCTGCTCGACCGTCCCCTGCGGGCGAGGACCCTGTGGCGGGCCAGCGTGCTGTTGCCCAACGTCGTCTCCGTGGTCGCGGTGGCGCTGGTGTTCAGCCAGCTGTTCGCGGAGGACTACGGCGTCGTCAACTGGGCCCTGGGTCTGGTGGGGCTCGATCCGGTGGACTGGCGGTCGGATCGGTTCGCGTCGCATGTGGCGGTGAGCGCGATGGTGATGTGGCGCTGGACCGGCTACAACGCGCTGCTCTACCTGGCGGCCATGCAGTCCGTGCCGCAGGAACGGTACGACGCGGCGATGCTCGACGGTGCCTCGCGGTGGCGGAGCTTCTGGTCGATCACGGTGCCCGCGATCCGGCCGACGATCGCCTTCACCGTCGTCGTCTCGACCATCGGCGGGTTGCAGTTGTTCGCCGAGCCGCAGCTGCTCGACGAAACCGGCGTCAACGGCACCGGTGGCGCCGACCGGCAGTTCCAGACGCTGGCCATGTACTTGTACGAGAAGGGCTTCGGCGAGTTCGACGCCGGGTACGCCGCGGCCATCGCGTGGGTGCTGTTCCTGTTCTCGGCGGTGTTCGCGCTGGTCAATTTCTCGCTCGTGCGCCGGATGCGGGGCGGTGAATGA
- a CDS encoding papain-like cysteine protease family protein — MKSLSRAVLATGAAVFALSMLPATALAQSGDGDRPSGLIKTQTHTQVREIAPVAGTAMTVAATAASKQLNYTQQVQQYNQWCWAADGSSIERSMGGSATQAQFCAAGKGTSAGYCPNQPAQIYEIVRGFRGTGFSAQDAGGPIGFSSVVSQIDAGILNLTGIYWTSGGGHAEVIYGYDSANQSIMVGDPWPTYQRYQTWNYNQYRSNGQFRWNDTIVNIRKG, encoded by the coding sequence GTGAAGAGCCTTTCGAGGGCCGTGCTGGCGACCGGAGCCGCCGTCTTCGCGCTGAGCATGCTGCCCGCCACCGCGTTGGCGCAGTCCGGCGACGGGGACCGGCCCAGCGGCCTGATCAAGACCCAGACCCACACTCAAGTGCGGGAGATCGCGCCGGTGGCCGGGACCGCGATGACGGTCGCCGCGACGGCCGCGTCCAAGCAGCTGAACTACACCCAGCAGGTGCAGCAGTACAACCAATGGTGCTGGGCCGCGGACGGTTCGAGCATCGAGCGGTCGATGGGCGGCTCCGCCACCCAAGCCCAGTTCTGCGCCGCCGGCAAGGGAACCTCGGCCGGGTACTGCCCGAACCAGCCGGCCCAGATCTACGAGATCGTCCGCGGTTTCCGCGGCACCGGCTTCTCCGCGCAGGACGCGGGCGGCCCGATCGGCTTCAGCTCGGTCGTCAGCCAGATCGACGCCGGGATCCTGAACCTGACGGGGATCTACTGGACCTCCGGCGGTGGTCACGCCGAGGTGATCTACGGCTACGACTCGGCGAACCAGTCGATCATGGTCGGCGACCCGTGGCCCACCTACCAGCGCTACCAGACCTGGAACTACAACCAGTACCGCAGCAACGGCCAGTTCCGCTGGAACGACACCATCGTCAACATCCGGAAGGGCTGA
- a CDS encoding carbohydrate ABC transporter permease: MTVAARERTGFVVYGLLLAVVVASIFPLYWSFVVSSKDNSALGETTPPLVPGGNLIENVERVFGTVDFWLAMQNSLIVAGTVTVSNVLLSSMAGFAFARLRFPGRDSLFLVVIGTAMVPAQLGVIPLYLVVGELGWYGRLEAVIVPGLVGAFSVFWMRQACEEAIPGELLDAGRVDGCSTVRLFWNVAMPAIRPQAAVLGMLTFMTAWNDFFWPLIVLDPNAHPTVQVALSRLASGYFTDYSLMLTAATIGVLPVVGLFIVLARKVVDGVMRGAPRG; encoded by the coding sequence ATGACCGTGGCTGCGAGAGAACGGACCGGTTTCGTCGTCTATGGGCTGCTGCTCGCCGTCGTCGTCGCGTCGATCTTCCCGTTGTACTGGTCGTTCGTGGTGTCCTCGAAGGACAACTCGGCCCTCGGTGAGACGACTCCGCCGCTGGTGCCCGGCGGCAACCTGATCGAGAACGTCGAGCGGGTCTTCGGGACCGTCGATTTCTGGTTGGCGATGCAGAACTCGCTGATCGTCGCCGGCACGGTGACCGTTTCGAACGTGCTGCTCTCCAGCATGGCCGGATTCGCCTTCGCGCGGCTGCGGTTCCCCGGTCGCGACTCGCTGTTCCTGGTCGTCATCGGCACCGCCATGGTGCCCGCGCAACTCGGTGTCATCCCGCTGTACCTGGTGGTCGGCGAACTCGGCTGGTACGGACGGCTGGAGGCGGTGATCGTGCCGGGACTGGTCGGCGCGTTCAGCGTGTTCTGGATGCGGCAGGCGTGCGAGGAGGCGATCCCCGGCGAACTGCTGGACGCCGGCCGCGTCGACGGCTGCTCGACGGTGCGGCTGTTCTGGAACGTCGCCATGCCCGCCATCCGCCCTCAGGCTGCGGTGCTTGGGATGTTGACGTTCATGACCGCGTGGAACGATTTCTTCTGGCCACTGATCGTGCTCGACCCCAATGCGCACCCGACCGTTCAGGTGGCGTTGTCGCGGCTGGCTAGTGGGTACTTCACGGATTACTCGCTGATGCTGACCGCGGCGACCATCGGGGTGCTGCCGGTGGTCGGGTTGTTCATCGTGTTGGCGAGGAAGGTGGTCGACGGGGTTATGCGGGGGGCTCCGCGGGGCTGA
- a CDS encoding helix-turn-helix domain-containing protein, with protein MPTGAGLRMLCANPASAGVPMYQEREVRTGQFHRALSEAVEHRGLSLSRIRAHLAARGVSVAESTLSYWQRGLRHPSTPRSLDVVRALEAVLGLPPDSLIVLIGPQRRSVGDDRRPSVAELRQSWAETCSLLDELSASPGTEGNAKLDVVTVVDVLTMTGEGRISEITSTMVVRAREPGADGFVVTHQDEPGTDMEATTVFATDGCRRGRVRRSATSPGMVFELLFDRGLAEGETHTFAFTLRLAASVRSTCFHRTVRSRMSAYLLRMRFDGALPARCVKTVREREELAPVVSEPLHPGPGATVSAYFEELDVGIAGIDLIWE; from the coding sequence TTGCCGACCGGCGCCGGACTGCGCATGCTTTGCGCCAATCCGGCGTCGGCGGGGGTGCCCATGTACCAGGAACGCGAGGTAAGAACCGGTCAGTTCCATCGCGCCCTCTCCGAGGCGGTGGAGCATCGCGGCCTTTCCCTGTCCCGTATCCGCGCGCATCTGGCGGCACGCGGCGTTTCCGTGGCCGAATCGACCTTGAGTTACTGGCAGCGCGGGCTCCGCCATCCGTCGACACCGCGGTCGCTCGACGTCGTCCGCGCGCTCGAAGCCGTGCTCGGCCTGCCGCCGGACAGCCTCATCGTCCTGATCGGCCCGCAACGACGTTCCGTCGGCGACGACCGCAGGCCCTCGGTCGCCGAACTGCGGCAGAGCTGGGCCGAAACCTGTTCACTGCTGGACGAGCTGAGCGCGTCGCCCGGCACGGAGGGCAACGCGAAGCTCGACGTCGTGACCGTCGTCGACGTGCTCACCATGACCGGCGAAGGACGGATCTCGGAGATCACCTCGACCATGGTGGTGCGGGCACGGGAGCCCGGCGCGGACGGTTTCGTGGTGACCCATCAGGACGAGCCCGGCACCGACATGGAGGCCACGACGGTCTTCGCCACCGACGGCTGCCGAAGAGGCAGAGTGCGCCGAAGCGCCACATCGCCGGGGATGGTGTTCGAGCTCCTCTTCGACCGCGGTCTGGCCGAAGGGGAAACGCACACATTCGCGTTCACCCTGCGGCTGGCCGCGTCGGTCCGTTCGACCTGTTTCCACCGGACGGTGCGGTCGCGCATGTCGGCGTACCTGCTTCGCATGCGTTTCGACGGCGCGCTCCCCGCGCGATGCGTCAAAACCGTGCGGGAGCGCGAAGAACTCGCCCCCGTGGTCAGCGAGCCGCTGCATCCCGGACCGGGTGCGACGGTCAGTGCGTACTTCGAGGAACTCGACGTCGGCATCGCGGGGATCGACCTCATCTGGGAGTGA